The window AGCGCGAACAGCGCCCAGACGAGGACGTCCGAGAGGAGCGTCAGGACGTACTCGGAGTAGAGCACCTCGACGCCGAGGGGGACGACCGCAAGCAGGCCGACCGCGGCCGCCCCGAGTCCGGCCCGCTGGCGGTCGGTCAGCACGCCGCCGCTCCGCCCGGCGAGCAGTTCGCCCTCCGAGTCGCCCGACTCCTCCGCGGCGGGGGTGCCGTACAGTCCCTCGGGCTTGAGGAGCAGGACGCCTATCATCAGTACGAACACCACGAGGCCCTCCAACACCGGGAGGTACGTCCGCGTGAGGGTCTGGACGACGCCGACCGTCAGTCCGCCCACCACCGCGCCCCGGAAACTACCGAGACCGCCGAGAACGACGATGACGAACGCGGGGATGATGACCGTGTTCCCCATGCCGGGGTTGACGTTCTGGTAGGCCCCGAGGACGACCCCTGCGACCGCCGCGAGCGCCGCCCCGACTCCGAAGACGAGGGTGTAGTACCGGTCGATGTCGATGCCGAGGTTCCGGACCATCTCGCGGTCCATCGACCCGGCGCGCACGACCAGTCCGAACCGTGTCTCGTTCAGCGCCCACCACGTCGCCAGCGACAGGACCGCGCCGAACGCGACGATGAAGTAACTGTACAGCGAGTTCGTGACCCCCAGTATCGTGACCGGCCCGTCCAGAATCGGGGGTGCGGCCAGCGCCTTCGACTGCTTGCCCCAGAAGAAGGTGATGACGTCGTTGAGCATCAACACCAGTCCGAAGGTCAGCAGGATGTGGTAGAGCGGACTCCGGTCGTAGAGCGGTCGGAGGGTGAGACGCTCGATGACCGCGCCCACCGCGCCGACGAGGAGCGGGGCGACCACCAGCGCGACCCAGAACCCAGCACCGCCGAAGGGGGCGACGATTGCGAACGCGAAGTACGCGCCCAGCGCGAACAGTTCGCCGTGCGCGAAGTTGATGACGTCCATCACGCCGAAGATGACCGACAGTCCCGCGGCTATCAGGACGTAGACCATCCCGATGGTCACCCCGTTCAGCAGTTGCTCGACGAACCCCGTGACCCCGACCATGTCAGAGGTCGCAGTTCGTCTGTCCGCAGGGCGGGATGGCGTTCTTCCCCTCGACTTTCTTGCGAAGCGCCACCCTCGCGGCGTCGCCGGAGTCAGGTTTCACGTTCTCTCCGGCCCAGACGGGGTTGGTGGCCTGATGGTCGCACTTGCGGAACTTGTTCGGGCCGAAGACGCTGGGCACCTCCAGTCCCGGCAGGGTGTCCTTGACCGCTTCGGGGTCGTTCGTTCCGGCCTCTTCGATGCCGTGGGCGGTCATCCGGATGGAGTCGTAGGCGACCCGGGCGAAACTGTCGGGCGTCGAACCGTACGCGTCCCGATACGCCGACACGAACTCCTGATTGTCGCCGGTCTCGACCTGCGCGTTGTACCGGACCCCGCCGTAGGTGCCGTACGCCGCCGGCCCGAGCGCGTTCCGGACGACTTGGAACGTCATCGTGGGACTCACCAGTTCCACGTCCTGCTTCAGCCCCGAGTTGGCGGCCTGCTTGGTGAAGTTGATGAGGTCGCCGCCGGTCATCCCCAGCACCGCCACGTCGGCCTCGGAGTTGCTTATCTGACTGACGTACGACCCGTAGTTGCTCGCGCCGAGTTGCGACCGCGAGACCCCGACCTCGGTGAAGTCGTCGCTGGCTTCGCTCATTCGGGACTTCCACTCCCGTCGGACCGACTGGCCGTAGGCGTAGTCGGCGATGTGGAACCAGACGTTCGTCCCGACGTTGTTCGCGGTCCACGGGGCGACCGCCTCCGCGATTTGAGCGGTGTGGGTCTCGGCCCGGAACACCCACTCGTTGCACTTCGCACCCGTGATGTTCATCGCCGCCGCGCCGGGGTTGTAGACGACCTCTTCGTTCGCCGCGAAGGAGTTGAGCGCGAGCGCGGTCGAACTCGAAATCGCGCCCATGAGGAACTGGGCGTCGTCCTGCTGGACGACCTTCTGGGCCACCTGTCGGCCGGTCGCGGTGTCTGCCTCGGTGTCCTCGTACACCGCCTCCATCTCGAAACTGAACTGGTCGCTCTCGTTGACGTGCCGGACCGCGAGTTTCGCGCCGTTCCGCTGGCCCTCCGCGAGTCCGCCGTACGGACCCGTCATCGGACTCAGCACCCCGTAGGTGACGGTGTCGATGTTCTGTCCGCCGCCGAGTCCCGCACCGCCGATACAGCCAGCCAACGCCCCCGTCCCCGCGATTCCGGCGAGTCTGAGAACGTTCCGTCGAGATGTGAGTCCGTCGCTGCCCTGCTCCGTCGTTCGCCCCCGACCGTGGTTACTGTTTTCGCGCCCCATACCACTCATGCGGAATCTTCGATAATAAACTATTGTGTAGGATGTAGCCCCGACGCCGCCGAAATAACCTCCGTTTCGTTGGCACCTGTTCCGCCGCGAGACGGGTTCGTATGCCCGAACTGCCTCACTCGGACTGGTCCGGACCGACTTTTCAGACTACTTCGGACAGCCTTCACTCGAAGTGCGGCACCACTTCCTCGCCCAACCGCTCGACGCACTCGACCATCCGGTCTGTGCCGACGCCGGGGTGATACGTCCGGAAGATGAAGTGAACGTCGTCGCCCAAGGCTTCGCGGTACTCCTCCAACTGTTCGACGACCTGTTCCGGCGTCCCGAAGACGGCCTGCTCCTTCAACTCCTGCTTTCGCTCCTCGTCGAG is drawn from Halorussus sp. MSC15.2 and contains these coding sequences:
- a CDS encoding ABC transporter permease, translated to MVGVTGFVEQLLNGVTIGMVYVLIAAGLSVIFGVMDVINFAHGELFALGAYFAFAIVAPFGGAGFWVALVVAPLLVGAVGAVIERLTLRPLYDRSPLYHILLTFGLVLMLNDVITFFWGKQSKALAAPPILDGPVTILGVTNSLYSYFIVAFGAVLSLATWWALNETRFGLVVRAGSMDREMVRNLGIDIDRYYTLVFGVGAALAAVAGVVLGAYQNVNPGMGNTVIIPAFVIVVLGGLGSFRGAVVGGLTVGVVQTLTRTYLPVLEGLVVFVLMIGVLLLKPEGLYGTPAAEESGDSEGELLAGRSGGVLTDRQRAGLGAAAVGLLAVVPLGVEVLYSEYVLTLLSDVLVWALFALSLDFVMGYAGLVSLGHALFYGTGAYAAVLVLLHVTPSAFVALAVAVVVCAAIAWAIGHVSIRVSGVYFSMITLAFAQLFYRAVFKFEWTGGSDGLFGAEVVYGIGGAAMELDEIAEAVPLVREDGLFYYFLLATVVGSYLVARRMMRAPFGSVLQSIRESERRTEFVGYDVTAYKRRAFVVSGAMAGLAGGLFAVQNQFVAPSLLFWLNSGEVVVMTVLGGMGTLYGPMVGAGVYIGFEDLLSSYTDQWQFFLGLVFVIFVIALPRGLVSLPEKLLETAGGRTGVREGREGRGEDEPLAEEVNE
- a CDS encoding ABC transporter substrate-binding protein — protein: MGRENSNHGRGRTTEQGSDGLTSRRNVLRLAGIAGTGALAGCIGGAGLGGGQNIDTVTYGVLSPMTGPYGGLAEGQRNGAKLAVRHVNESDQFSFEMEAVYEDTEADTATGRQVAQKVVQQDDAQFLMGAISSSTALALNSFAANEEVVYNPGAAAMNITGAKCNEWVFRAETHTAQIAEAVAPWTANNVGTNVWFHIADYAYGQSVRREWKSRMSEASDDFTEVGVSRSQLGASNYGSYVSQISNSEADVAVLGMTGGDLINFTKQAANSGLKQDVELVSPTMTFQVVRNALGPAAYGTYGGVRYNAQVETGDNQEFVSAYRDAYGSTPDSFARVAYDSIRMTAHGIEEAGTNDPEAVKDTLPGLEVPSVFGPNKFRKCDHQATNPVWAGENVKPDSGDAARVALRKKVEGKNAIPPCGQTNCDL